In Saccharothrix syringae, the following are encoded in one genomic region:
- a CDS encoding flavin reductase family protein: MIFAHSHRPSVDAATFRRAMAQLPAPLTVLTCYGPDGAMVGLTVNAVCSLSASPPLVLVCLNRANYSHDLVVNAAGFCLHVLEPGQQDLATRFASPVDRFSGQRVRHGAAPELTDVRVRIVCTPDGVRDGGDHTILLGRVVEVASPEDNDGGGLVWHRRGPANAVRRVS, encoded by the coding sequence ATGATTTTCGCGCACTCGCACCGGCCTTCGGTGGACGCGGCCACGTTCCGCCGGGCCATGGCCCAACTGCCCGCCCCGCTGACCGTCCTGACCTGCTACGGGCCGGACGGGGCGATGGTCGGGCTGACCGTCAACGCGGTGTGCTCGCTGTCCGCGTCACCGCCGCTGGTGCTGGTCTGCCTGAACCGGGCGAACTACAGCCACGACCTCGTGGTCAACGCCGCCGGTTTCTGCCTGCACGTGCTCGAACCGGGTCAGCAGGACCTCGCCACCCGGTTCGCGTCGCCGGTCGACCGCTTCTCCGGGCAGCGCGTGCGCCACGGCGCCGCGCCCGAGCTGACCGACGTGCGGGTGCGGATCGTCTGCACCCCGGACGGCGTCCGCGACGGCGGCGACCACACCATCCTGCTCGGCCGGGTGGTGGAGGTGGCGAGCCCCGAGGACAACGACGGCGGCGGCCTGGTGTGGCACCGCCGCGGTCCCGCCAACGCCGTGCGCCGGGTGTCCTGA
- a CDS encoding ATP-binding protein: MRIGILGPLEVRADDGAPVAVGGPRPRALLVLLALNANRVVGTDSIVAAQYGDTPPADAAGAVQAHVSRLRRAVGGVVFEGGGYRLVVDPDDVDALRFERLAADGRRLLAAGAHDRAVGVLREAVDLWRGPALVDLPHGAARAARLEELRLTALEDLHDAESALPGGAPVAELRALVAAHPLRERLRGLLMRALHAAGRQAEALAEFSDVRRLLADELGADPSPELSAVHLAVLRADQAPRPARPPAQLTSFVGRAAELDRLAGLRDRRLVTIVGPGGTGKTRLAVEAVDEACFVDLSPVDDGALVPHALLGALGLRETGFAPTAGDPVRRLVAALDRPALLVLDNCERVGGAVAALVRVLLAECPALTVLATSREPLGLTGEVLLPLAPLDDPADAVRLFADRAAAVRPGFAVTADDREAVAAICAAVDGLPLAIELAAARLRQFTVGELAARLAEHGPFRLLSRGDRTAAARHRTLRAVVAWSWDLLTPGERSAAARFSVFAGGAPPAAAEAVCGTEDVLADLVDRSLLLVDGHRYRMLDTIRLFCAEHLEDADDARRAHARYHLALARRADPHLRRAEQLDWLAVLGAEHENLVAALRWSVDADPATGYRLVAALTAYWWLSGRHGQAREAAAALLDRDVPPGCDEEYVACVVHAAPAEAAHWVRAGEVVRGLTGPVRYPFVIALWGMTTGPRRSGGPLLDADPWNAALGRLSLAILRVLDGEPGRGEEELREVLAVFRGLGERWGAAQALDWLGEVAGWRGEWGRAGELWAESLAHYERFGALEECVDVLCRRADCLVRQGDVAGAGADLRRAGELDRLAGRAESPGVLLGRAVAGGPELCSRVLAVAREDFGGTPWRVRALTALGRHEEAVAVARGYPMVAPLAGAVEGLAGVVAAERAAFLLGTAVALRGMAVAGDPVASAAAARATAALGPAAFAAAYADGARQSREQALAALG, encoded by the coding sequence GTGCGGATCGGCATCCTGGGGCCCCTGGAGGTGCGCGCCGACGACGGCGCGCCGGTCGCCGTCGGCGGTCCCCGGCCCCGCGCCCTGCTGGTGCTGCTCGCCCTGAACGCCAACCGCGTGGTCGGGACCGACTCGATCGTCGCGGCCCAGTACGGCGACACCCCGCCCGCCGACGCGGCCGGTGCCGTGCAGGCCCACGTGTCCCGCCTGCGCAGGGCCGTGGGCGGGGTGGTGTTCGAGGGCGGCGGCTACCGGCTGGTCGTCGACCCCGACGACGTGGACGCGCTCCGCTTCGAGCGACTGGCCGCCGACGGCCGCCGGCTGCTCGCGGCCGGTGCGCACGACCGGGCCGTGGGCGTGCTGCGGGAGGCGGTCGACCTGTGGCGCGGTCCCGCGCTGGTCGACCTGCCGCACGGCGCCGCCCGGGCCGCCCGGCTGGAGGAGCTGCGGCTCACCGCCCTGGAGGATTTGCACGACGCCGAGTCGGCGTTGCCGGGTGGCGCGCCGGTCGCGGAGCTGCGGGCGCTGGTCGCCGCCCACCCGCTGCGGGAGCGGCTGCGCGGCCTGCTGATGCGGGCGCTGCACGCGGCCGGTCGGCAGGCCGAGGCGCTGGCGGAGTTCTCCGACGTCCGCCGGTTGCTCGCGGACGAGCTGGGCGCCGACCCCTCGCCCGAGCTGTCCGCCGTCCACCTCGCGGTCCTGCGGGCCGACCAGGCGCCCCGCCCGGCCCGGCCGCCCGCCCAGCTGACCAGCTTCGTCGGCCGCGCGGCCGAGCTGGACCGGCTCGCCGGGCTGCGGGACCGGCGGTTGGTGACGATCGTCGGTCCCGGTGGTACGGGCAAGACCCGGCTGGCCGTCGAGGCGGTGGACGAGGCGTGCTTCGTCGACCTGTCCCCCGTCGACGACGGCGCCCTCGTGCCGCACGCGCTGCTCGGCGCGCTCGGCCTGCGGGAGACCGGGTTCGCGCCGACCGCCGGCGACCCGGTCCGGCGGCTCGTCGCCGCGCTCGACCGGCCCGCCCTGCTGGTGCTCGACAACTGCGAGCGGGTCGGTGGCGCGGTCGCCGCGCTGGTCCGGGTGCTGCTGGCCGAGTGCCCGGCGCTGACCGTGCTCGCCACGAGCCGGGAACCGCTCGGCCTCACCGGCGAGGTGCTGCTCCCCCTCGCCCCGCTCGACGACCCGGCGGACGCGGTGCGCCTGTTCGCCGACCGCGCCGCCGCCGTCCGCCCCGGCTTCGCGGTCACGGCGGACGACCGCGAGGCCGTAGCCGCGATCTGCGCGGCGGTCGACGGGCTGCCGCTCGCCATCGAGCTGGCCGCGGCGCGGCTGCGCCAGTTCACGGTGGGCGAGCTGGCCGCGCGACTGGCCGAGCACGGTCCGTTCCGGCTGCTCTCGCGCGGCGACCGCACCGCGGCCGCCCGGCACCGGACGCTGCGCGCCGTCGTCGCGTGGAGCTGGGACCTGCTCACCCCGGGCGAGCGGTCGGCCGCGGCCCGGTTCTCGGTGTTCGCGGGCGGCGCCCCACCGGCCGCGGCCGAGGCGGTGTGCGGGACCGAGGACGTGCTCGCCGACCTGGTCGACCGGTCGCTGCTCCTCGTCGACGGCCACCGCTACCGGATGCTCGACACGATCCGGTTGTTCTGCGCCGAACACCTGGAGGACGCCGACGACGCGCGCCGCGCGCACGCCCGGTACCACCTGGCGCTCGCCCGGCGGGCCGACCCGCACCTGCGGCGCGCGGAGCAGCTCGACTGGCTCGCGGTGCTCGGGGCCGAGCACGAGAACCTGGTGGCCGCGCTGCGCTGGTCCGTCGACGCCGACCCGGCGACCGGGTACCGGCTGGTGGCGGCGCTGACCGCGTACTGGTGGCTGTCCGGTCGGCACGGCCAGGCGCGCGAGGCGGCCGCCGCGCTGCTCGACCGGGACGTGCCGCCGGGGTGCGACGAGGAGTACGTGGCCTGCGTGGTGCACGCGGCCCCGGCGGAGGCGGCGCACTGGGTGCGGGCGGGCGAGGTCGTGCGCGGGCTCACCGGGCCGGTGCGGTACCCGTTCGTGATCGCGCTGTGGGGCATGACCACCGGTCCCCGGCGGTCGGGGGGTCCGCTGCTCGACGCCGACCCGTGGAACGCGGCACTCGGCCGGTTGAGCCTGGCGATCCTGCGGGTGCTGGACGGGGAGCCCGGTCGCGGTGAGGAGGAGTTGCGGGAGGTGCTGGCGGTGTTCCGCGGGCTCGGTGAGCGCTGGGGCGCGGCGCAGGCGCTCGACTGGCTCGGCGAGGTGGCCGGCTGGCGCGGTGAGTGGGGGCGGGCCGGGGAGCTGTGGGCGGAGTCGCTGGCGCACTACGAGCGGTTCGGTGCGCTGGAGGAGTGCGTCGACGTGCTGTGCCGGCGGGCGGACTGCCTGGTGCGGCAGGGAGACGTGGCGGGTGCCGGGGCGGATCTCCGGCGGGCGGGTGAGCTGGACCGGTTGGCCGGGCGGGCGGAGTCGCCGGGGGTGCTGCTGGGGCGGGCCGTTGCCGGTGGGCCGGAGCTGTGCTCGCGGGTTCTGGCCGTGGCGCGGGAGGACTTCGGCGGGACGCCGTGGCGGGTGCGCGCCCTGACCGCGTTGGGGCGGCACGAGGAGGCCGTCGCGGTGGCCCGGGGGTACCCGATGGTCGCGCCGTTGGCGGGGGCGGTGGAGGGGTTGGCCGGGGTGGTGGCGGCGGAGCGGGCAGCGTTCCTGCTGGGGACGGCGGTGGCGTTGCGGGGCATGGCGGTGGCGGGCGATCCGGTGGCGTCGGCCGCGGCGGCCAGGGCGACCGCGGCCCTGGGACCGGCCGCTTTCGCCGCGGCCTACGCCGATGGGGCTCGGCAGAGCCGTGAACAGGCGCTGGCCGCGCTCGGTTGA
- a CDS encoding GNAT family N-acetyltransferase: MTVTHTGQGTGWLRSDRLPEQVVPSSLYDSAGWLRTWETNSIEQRTRHTYISAELAGGVSVVPLYETTSSPFWHGYEVQCDLVGRFGNPIVFAGSPYSMYTKRGHVPAELVRGAHATAMEWIGTGDAEVLVVPNLTGEGVEDWLRVAGPPVGRVLLERTYSVDVVGSFEEHLVARLPNKIKRDVERRLRRSEERGLTVRMVEGPEAHSLVRHAYPLTVDTSDKNDWPALFSEDSLNSMLTVPGGMMLAAEVDGRLVGAFFAFRHGDEVTYMCGGVEYAGLKELSTYIALMYRGTQWAYDNGMRRIEWGRDNYRFKEKHGLTGTDLWALVYAPHPRPDLAAALEGMHGVLSAYIEGT; this comes from the coding sequence ATGACTGTCACACATACCGGCCAGGGGACGGGCTGGTTGCGGTCCGATCGACTGCCGGAGCAGGTGGTCCCCAGCAGCCTTTACGACTCCGCGGGCTGGCTGCGGACGTGGGAGACCAACAGCATCGAGCAACGCACGCGCCACACCTACATCAGCGCGGAGCTGGCCGGCGGGGTGTCGGTCGTGCCGCTCTACGAGACCACCTCGTCGCCGTTCTGGCACGGCTACGAGGTCCAGTGCGACCTGGTCGGCCGGTTCGGCAACCCCATCGTGTTCGCGGGGTCGCCCTACTCCATGTACACCAAGCGCGGTCACGTCCCCGCCGAGCTGGTCCGGGGCGCGCACGCGACCGCCATGGAGTGGATCGGGACCGGTGACGCCGAGGTGCTCGTCGTGCCCAACCTGACCGGCGAGGGCGTCGAGGACTGGCTGCGGGTGGCCGGCCCGCCCGTCGGCCGGGTGCTGCTGGAGCGCACCTACAGCGTCGACGTGGTCGGCAGCTTCGAGGAGCACCTGGTGGCCAGGCTCCCGAACAAGATCAAGCGGGACGTGGAGCGGCGGCTGCGCCGGTCCGAGGAGCGCGGGCTGACCGTGCGCATGGTCGAGGGGCCGGAGGCGCACTCGCTGGTCCGCCACGCCTACCCGCTCACCGTGGACACCAGCGACAAGAACGACTGGCCCGCGCTGTTCAGCGAGGACTCGCTGAACTCCATGCTGACCGTGCCCGGCGGCATGATGCTCGCCGCCGAGGTCGACGGCCGGCTGGTCGGCGCCTTCTTCGCGTTCCGCCACGGCGACGAGGTCACCTACATGTGCGGCGGCGTCGAGTACGCGGGCCTCAAGGAGCTGAGCACGTACATCGCCCTGATGTACCGCGGCACGCAGTGGGCCTACGACAACGGCATGCGCCGGATCGAGTGGGGCCGCGACAACTACAGGTTCAAGGAGAAGCACGGATTGACCGGCACCGACCTCTGGGCGCTCGTGTACGCCCCGCACCCGCGACCCGACCTGGCCGCGGCGCTCGAAGGCATGCACGGCGTGCTGTCCGCCTACATCGAGGGCACCTGA
- a CDS encoding S1 family peptidase has translation MRSLVRRSSAVVAAAALACGLLAPPAQAIHDGYDAPFQHFRFMVSLRFAEAPAEHFCGGTLIAPDVVLTAAHCVAGIPEGGLVAVVGTDTDRWDRARPVPVVAHRVPAEFDLSVDNRADIAVVRLASRQHSPTVRLAHREPRPGERVVTAGWGYTDAPPGYGTAPDSLRAAGLVVDRDGACGTDVMWNPPSYGPTSICAAGGPVVNYGDSGGPLLVRAEHGGYRQVGVVSLFSDVPGKRYAAFTSVAVQSRWVDQAVRSLR, from the coding sequence ATGCGTTCACTCGTCCGCCGCTCGTCGGCGGTGGTGGCTGCCGCCGCCCTCGCCTGCGGCCTGCTCGCGCCACCCGCCCAGGCCATCCACGACGGGTACGACGCGCCGTTCCAGCACTTCCGCTTCATGGTCTCGCTGAGGTTCGCCGAGGCGCCCGCGGAGCACTTCTGCGGTGGCACGCTGATCGCCCCCGACGTGGTGCTGACCGCCGCCCACTGCGTCGCCGGGATACCCGAGGGCGGCCTGGTGGCCGTGGTCGGCACCGACACCGACCGCTGGGACCGGGCCCGCCCGGTGCCGGTCGTCGCGCACCGCGTGCCCGCCGAGTTCGACCTGTCGGTCGACAACCGGGCCGACATCGCCGTCGTCCGGCTGGCGTCCCGCCAGCACTCGCCAACGGTCCGGCTCGCGCACCGCGAACCGCGGCCGGGGGAGCGGGTGGTGACCGCCGGGTGGGGGTACACGGACGCGCCGCCCGGCTACGGCACCGCGCCCGACTCGCTGCGGGCGGCCGGGCTGGTCGTCGACCGGGACGGCGCGTGCGGGACCGACGTCATGTGGAACCCGCCGTCCTACGGCCCCACGTCGATCTGCGCCGCGGGCGGGCCGGTGGTGAACTACGGCGACTCGGGCGGCCCGCTGCTGGTCCGGGCCGAGCACGGCGGGTACCGGCAGGTCGGCGTGGTGTCGCTGTTCTCCGACGTGCCCGGCAAGCGGTACGCGGCGTTCACCTCGGTCGCCGTGCAGTCCAGGTGGGTCGACCAGGCGGTGCGGTCGTTGAGGTAG
- a CDS encoding GNAT family N-acetyltransferase, which yields MEVAVALGLRAGLITVDEALAGDWRGTPGLDLVKVVDPPPVSWAPLTAAGFRVQPAWITWTAPVGPSEAEFLTRLPRKERYHVRAGQKAAAEQGVRLKVVTPLDAPSFDEFLGLYEPQVAAMRHGVPYASMERDEILDQGEDYFAVQAYAPDGLVGSCVCRIRRDISTVVIRFATTAPGGRQQGLVRALYMRVFEAAREMGHREISLGSDPALYGHMTKPGLFAFKSGLRFTPVPSRLFGSMDDPDEATRVVSLERLTDPSLMISYQVDANTRVITADTPLRLDSVTADPTVERSAYDAPFAVDTGVILVP from the coding sequence ATGGAGGTCGCGGTCGCGCTCGGCCTGAGGGCCGGCCTGATCACCGTCGACGAGGCGCTGGCCGGCGACTGGCGCGGCACGCCCGGCCTGGACCTGGTCAAGGTCGTGGACCCGCCGCCGGTGTCCTGGGCGCCGCTGACCGCCGCCGGCTTCCGCGTGCAGCCGGCGTGGATCACCTGGACCGCCCCGGTCGGCCCGTCCGAGGCGGAGTTCCTGACCCGGCTGCCCCGCAAGGAGCGCTACCACGTGCGCGCGGGCCAGAAGGCCGCCGCCGAGCAGGGCGTCCGGCTCAAGGTGGTCACGCCGCTGGACGCGCCGTCCTTCGACGAGTTCCTGGGCCTGTACGAACCACAGGTCGCGGCCATGCGGCACGGCGTGCCGTACGCCAGCATGGAGCGCGACGAGATCCTGGACCAGGGCGAGGACTACTTCGCGGTGCAGGCGTACGCGCCCGACGGGCTGGTCGGCTCGTGCGTGTGCCGCATCCGCCGGGACATCTCCACGGTGGTGATCCGGTTCGCCACCACGGCGCCGGGCGGCCGGCAGCAGGGCCTGGTGCGCGCGCTCTACATGCGCGTGTTCGAGGCGGCGCGGGAGATGGGCCACCGGGAGATCTCGCTGGGGTCCGACCCCGCCCTGTACGGCCACATGACCAAGCCGGGCCTGTTCGCGTTCAAGAGCGGTCTGCGCTTCACCCCGGTGCCCTCCAGGCTGTTCGGCTCGATGGACGACCCGGACGAGGCGACCCGCGTGGTGAGCCTGGAGCGGCTGACCGACCCGTCGTTGATGATCTCCTACCAGGTCGACGCGAACACCCGGGTGATCACCGCGGACACGCCGCTGCGCCTGGACTCGGTGACCGCCGACCCGACCGTCGAGCGGTCCGCCTACGACGCGCCGTTCGCCGTGGACACCGGCGTCATCCTGGTCCCCTGA
- a CDS encoding glycosyltransferase, producing the protein MRVLLSTYGSRGDVEPLVALAVRLRALDAEVRVCAPPDEEFGQRLAGVGVPLVPVGPSARALATSAPPPTSLPERAAMLIASQFEAIPPAAEGCDAVVATGALPAAAGARSVAELLGIPSVSVTFQQLTLPSPHHAPLAYPGRPLPPGVTDNRALWDLDARYVNELFGEALNANRASVGLPPVADVRDHVVGDRPWLATDPALDPWRGPADFEVVQTGAWVLPDERPLPVELEAFLDDGAPPVYVGFGSMRVREGVADAVVSAVRARGYRVVVARGWADLGEDLDGCFVVGEVNHQALFRRVAAVVHHGGAGTTTTAARAGAPQVVVPQLADQPYWAGRVAGLGIGAAHDGPVPTAGSLSAALDTALAPGTRARAAAVAGELRGDGAEVAAELLVDLVGREGSAVSTRD; encoded by the coding sequence GTGCGCGTGTTGTTGTCGACGTACGGGTCCCGCGGTGACGTCGAACCGCTGGTGGCGCTCGCGGTGCGGTTGCGGGCGCTGGACGCGGAGGTGCGGGTCTGCGCGCCGCCGGACGAGGAGTTCGGGCAGCGGCTGGCCGGTGTCGGCGTGCCGCTGGTGCCGGTCGGCCCGTCGGCACGCGCCCTGGCCACCTCGGCACCGCCGCCGACGTCCCTGCCCGAGCGCGCGGCCATGCTGATCGCCTCGCAGTTCGAGGCGATCCCCCCGGCGGCCGAGGGGTGCGACGCGGTGGTGGCGACCGGCGCGCTGCCGGCCGCGGCGGGAGCCCGGTCGGTGGCCGAGCTGCTGGGCATCCCCTCGGTGTCGGTGACCTTCCAGCAGCTCACCCTGCCGTCGCCGCACCACGCGCCGCTGGCGTACCCGGGTCGCCCCCTCCCGCCCGGGGTGACCGACAACCGGGCGCTGTGGGACCTGGACGCGCGGTACGTCAACGAGCTGTTCGGCGAGGCGCTGAACGCGAACCGGGCGTCGGTCGGCCTGCCGCCGGTGGCGGACGTCCGCGACCACGTCGTCGGCGACCGGCCGTGGCTGGCGACGGACCCGGCGCTGGACCCGTGGCGGGGACCGGCGGACTTCGAGGTCGTGCAGACCGGCGCCTGGGTCCTGCCCGACGAACGGCCCCTGCCGGTGGAGCTGGAGGCTTTCCTGGACGACGGCGCGCCGCCGGTGTACGTGGGCTTCGGCAGCATGAGGGTGCGGGAGGGCGTCGCCGACGCGGTCGTCTCGGCGGTCCGGGCGCGGGGGTACCGCGTGGTCGTGGCCCGGGGCTGGGCGGACCTGGGCGAGGACCTGGACGGCTGCTTCGTCGTGGGCGAGGTCAACCACCAGGCGCTGTTCCGCCGGGTGGCCGCCGTCGTGCACCACGGTGGCGCGGGCACGACGACGACCGCCGCGCGGGCCGGTGCGCCGCAGGTGGTGGTGCCGCAGCTCGCGGACCAGCCGTACTGGGCGGGTCGGGTGGCCGGGCTGGGCATCGGCGCGGCGCACGACGGGCCGGTGCCGACCGCCGGGTCGCTGTCGGCCGCGCTCGACACCGCCCTGGCCCCGGGGACCCGGGCGCGGGCGGCCGCCGTGGCCGGTGAGCTCCGGGGGGATGGGGCGGAGGTGGCGGCGGAGCTGCTGGTCGACCTGGTCGGCCGGGAGGGGTCCGCGGTGTCCACCCGCGACTGA
- a CDS encoding MFS transporter, with the protein MGPGQRRAALLLIAVISVNASYTVLIPFVPDLEERVGAGPTVIALMFALFAATKTLFQPVGGWWVDRWDAKNVAFVSLLIAAAGIVVTAFAGDSATMLAGRALWGVGEGLVSPALYAGMASLCRHYEISTSRMMGNFGSAAVAGFLLGPLIAGVATPLGLEALFVLGAAITAATAFGLLKAIPAARPDPVAAEPEPTGSAGGPVADASAKPARSWWTWVLVLGGLDMFTAFIYSSLEPVLPLYLSTEQDSSARSAISVVFVAGLATSGLAMWVLGRYAERLRLVTMIRIGLALAGVGLAGITINAGVLPVAACFVVFMGGYAALFLSARRGIVELKSAAGSQGKAFGVFGFISDVGNIVGPLVGVVLYETTGRMSFVLLGAMSGLLLAVLALAAGRFPPGGRRGATAGPELVPTANAVAGEAKDRRQPTP; encoded by the coding sequence ATGGGGCCGGGCCAGCGCCGCGCCGCGCTGCTGCTGATCGCCGTGATCAGCGTCAACGCGTCGTACACCGTGCTGATCCCCTTCGTACCCGACCTGGAGGAACGGGTGGGCGCGGGGCCCACCGTCATCGCGCTGATGTTCGCGCTGTTCGCGGCGACCAAGACGCTCTTCCAGCCGGTCGGCGGCTGGTGGGTCGACCGGTGGGACGCCAAGAACGTCGCCTTCGTGTCGCTGCTGATCGCCGCCGCGGGCATCGTGGTCACCGCGTTCGCCGGCGACTCGGCGACGATGCTCGCCGGGCGGGCGCTGTGGGGCGTGGGCGAAGGGCTCGTGTCCCCCGCGCTCTACGCGGGCATGGCGTCGCTGTGCAGGCACTACGAGATCTCGACCAGCCGGATGATGGGCAACTTCGGCTCCGCCGCGGTGGCCGGGTTCCTGCTCGGGCCGCTGATCGCGGGCGTGGCCACGCCGCTGGGCCTGGAGGCGTTGTTCGTGCTGGGCGCCGCGATCACCGCGGCCACGGCGTTCGGCCTGCTCAAGGCCATCCCGGCGGCCCGGCCCGACCCGGTCGCGGCGGAGCCGGAACCGACCGGGTCGGCGGGCGGGCCGGTCGCGGACGCCTCGGCGAAGCCCGCGCGCAGCTGGTGGACGTGGGTGCTCGTGCTGGGCGGGCTGGACATGTTCACCGCCTTCATCTACTCCTCGCTCGAACCCGTGCTGCCGCTGTACCTGAGCACGGAGCAGGACAGCTCGGCCCGGTCCGCCATCTCCGTCGTGTTCGTCGCGGGCCTGGCCACCTCCGGGCTGGCCATGTGGGTGCTCGGCCGCTACGCCGAGCGGCTGCGGCTCGTCACCATGATCCGGATCGGCCTCGCGCTCGCCGGCGTCGGCCTCGCCGGGATCACGATCAACGCGGGCGTGCTGCCGGTCGCGGCGTGCTTCGTGGTGTTCATGGGCGGCTACGCGGCGCTGTTCCTGAGCGCGCGGCGCGGCATCGTCGAGCTGAAGTCGGCGGCGGGCAGCCAGGGCAAGGCATTCGGGGTGTTCGGGTTCATCTCGGACGTCGGCAACATCGTCGGTCCCCTCGTCGGCGTCGTGCTGTACGAGACGACCGGCCGGATGTCGTTCGTGCTGCTGGGCGCGATGAGCGGCCTCCTGCTCGCCGTGCTGGCCCTCGCGGCGGGGCGCTTCCCGCCGGGCGGCAGGCGGGGGGCGACCGCCGGGCCCGAGCTGGTACCGACCGCGAACGCCGTGGCGGGAGAAGCGAAAGACAGGAGACAACCAACACCATGA
- a CDS encoding aspartyl/asparaginyl beta-hydroxylase domain-containing protein, producing MTTPPYRLCEAHVGSHPSAVRLLPTFDLQRLLADLKTLDGHQWALQQTFETDGPAEEADFDWRALPLRSPTGSELRTDPGGAGLDDFADTKWLAEAPYLAEVLASIPAPLRCVRLLALGPGAQSELHFDTKIGFPWGNLRLHVPLVTNPGATLLMDGDVHVWEPGTFWFGDFCRLHQVENTGTRKRVHMVIDTTLTPEVLSLFPAEFLEALDADEVLFNRPAVPCDDLARHQCEFEVPLSFLDFEEAEGEFTKPQEHLPASVRIDGDRLVLAVSGEPRFGLVHVGDGEFRFSGWTDERTVQVLPGGDRATVVLRTRQGTREQRLDVPAVVGAPAV from the coding sequence ATGACGACCCCTCCCTACCGACTCTGCGAAGCCCACGTCGGCTCCCACCCGTCCGCGGTCAGGCTGCTGCCCACGTTCGACCTCCAGCGGCTGCTCGCGGACCTCAAGACGCTCGACGGCCACCAGTGGGCGTTGCAGCAGACGTTCGAGACCGACGGCCCGGCCGAGGAGGCCGACTTCGACTGGCGCGCGCTGCCGCTGCGCAGCCCGACGGGCAGCGAGCTGCGCACCGACCCCGGCGGCGCGGGCCTGGACGACTTCGCCGACACCAAGTGGCTGGCCGAGGCCCCCTACCTGGCCGAGGTCCTGGCGTCGATCCCGGCGCCGCTGCGCTGCGTGCGGCTGCTGGCGCTGGGCCCGGGCGCCCAGAGCGAGCTGCACTTCGACACCAAGATCGGTTTCCCGTGGGGCAACCTGCGCCTGCACGTGCCGCTGGTCACCAACCCCGGCGCCACCCTGCTGATGGACGGCGACGTGCACGTGTGGGAGCCGGGCACGTTCTGGTTCGGCGACTTCTGCCGGCTGCACCAGGTGGAGAACACCGGCACCCGCAAGCGGGTCCACATGGTCATCGACACCACGCTCACCCCCGAGGTGCTGTCGCTGTTCCCGGCGGAGTTCCTGGAGGCGCTCGACGCCGACGAGGTGCTGTTCAACCGCCCCGCGGTGCCCTGCGACGACCTGGCCCGCCACCAGTGCGAGTTCGAGGTCCCGCTGTCCTTCCTGGACTTCGAGGAGGCGGAGGGCGAGTTCACCAAGCCCCAGGAGCACCTGCCGGCGAGCGTGCGCATCGACGGCGACCGGCTCGTGCTCGCCGTCTCGGGCGAGCCGCGGTTCGGCCTGGTCCACGTGGGCGACGGCGAGTTCCGCTTCTCCGGCTGGACCGACGAGCGCACCGTGCAGGTCCTGCCGGGCGGCGACCGCGCGACCGTGGTCCTGCGCACCCGCCAGGGCACGCGGGAGCAGCGCCTGGACGTGCCCGCGGTGGTCGGCGCCCCCGCGGTCTGA
- a CDS encoding MOSC domain-containing protein, producing the protein MATVHALTFYPIKGCAGVAVERAEVTPTGLLHDRLFAPVGPDGGIVWQGEAPKLAAVRARVLHDGAKLELSAPGAGGLVVDVVVDGAARPVEVEKWPGAGVDQGDEAAEWLSEAIGTPVRLVREPARENRARSGIDPTALHVLSLSTLDDLNARIAERGAARVPMDRFRPNIVVGGWSEPHTEDRVARMAVGDVEIGFGEPAIRCAVTLVDQVTGVRVGPEPLRTLADYRRETEGVSFGLKAAVFGTGEIAVGDEVTVTEWR; encoded by the coding sequence ATGGCAACCGTTCACGCGCTGACGTTCTACCCGATCAAGGGCTGCGCCGGCGTCGCCGTGGAACGGGCCGAGGTCACCCCGACCGGGCTGCTCCACGACCGGCTGTTCGCGCCGGTCGGGCCGGACGGCGGGATCGTCTGGCAGGGCGAGGCGCCGAAACTGGCCGCGGTCCGGGCCCGGGTCCTGCACGACGGCGCGAAGCTGGAGCTGAGCGCACCCGGTGCGGGCGGGCTGGTGGTGGACGTGGTGGTGGACGGGGCGGCCCGGCCGGTCGAGGTGGAGAAGTGGCCGGGGGCCGGCGTCGACCAGGGCGACGAGGCGGCCGAGTGGCTGTCGGAGGCGATCGGCACGCCGGTGCGCCTGGTGCGCGAGCCGGCCCGGGAGAACCGGGCCCGCAGCGGGATCGACCCGACCGCCCTGCACGTGCTGTCGCTGTCCACGCTGGACGACCTGAACGCGCGGATCGCGGAGCGGGGGGCCGCCCGGGTGCCGATGGACCGGTTCCGGCCCAACATCGTGGTCGGCGGCTGGTCGGAGCCGCACACCGAGGACCGGGTGGCGCGGATGGCGGTCGGTGACGTCGAGATCGGTTTCGGCGAGCCGGCCATCCGCTGCGCGGTCACGCTCGTCGACCAGGTGACCGGGGTGCGCGTCGGCCCCGAGCCGCTGCGCACCCTGGCCGACTACCGCCGCGAGACCGAGGGCGTCAGCTTCGGGTTGAAGGCGGCGGTGTTCGGGACCGGGGAGATCGCTGTCGGCGACGAGGTCACCGTCACCGAGTGGCGGTGA